TTTGCTGATAAAGCTTCATTAATATTCATAAGATAGTCTCTGTTAATGCATGCACTAATTAGTTTCTGAATTAAGATatgcatttgaataattttaagtgaTACTTACATTAACAACAAAAAggatttcatttaacaaatttttttatttcattcagcgCAACTTCACTTTCATGTAATCCAGTTACAAATTCTGAATTTTGCGGCTCCAACAGGACAGCTGTCCTGAGATCTTTCACAGCAGATTCAAATAAGCCTTCAGATAAATAAGAtatgaattaaaacataattataaaaattttaatacacaatGCATTAATTACACAATAttctttaattctgaaaataatattctatggAATTTTAACATGCAATTTATTAATAGCATCTTACATATCAGTAGAAAAATGACAaactcaaataatattaattcttttagttgaatggaaaataaatgtagATTGAAAATTAATACCTCTgatgtattcattaaattaaaggaacaaattcattgaatatagctaggataaaaatgtatattatcttaaaaattttttctttgttaaaacatttttgtttgttttctttattctaataaatctttgttaaaacttataataaaatcaaacatcATCTGAAAAAGGATTATATACCATAAATCTTACAATAATGATACGTacacatttgtttaaatataataattaaacatattttctaaaaaaagcaacaagaaaggtaattcttttattattattattcataataataataaataattgtttataattagaatgataagatttaatatatacatttctaaGAAAGTTCAacgttaattatatatttctttatatgtgtCTTAATAGTGCATCTAGGAGATCGACAGAGATATCTTCTAGATTATTAATAGCTTTAAAAAGactcaaaattttcttaaattttaaaagaaaaattatttataataatattctattaaaaataagattttgttatcagaatttaattttaaaacaaatatgaggataataaaataaataaaaactgttaaccAGCAGAAAAAACTTACCAAGACGGTAATTGATAACTCCATGATTGTAATAAGCTGGTGCAAAAGAAGGGTTTAATGTCATGGATTTTCTATACAATTCTTGTGCTTTATTAAATTCAACCTTTTTGTACAGAATAAATCctaagttattatatattttcgaCAGCCACAATTTCCTACAATAAACAAATGCTAGATTAATGTTTGATGGCCAAGCATATTATTCcgatgaaataaatgtttaaacttctataaatataattatttttaaaaaaatcctctggTAATTGGAAACCACTATACAGCATTAAATAATTCAATCctcatatcaaatatttgaaaattatagttgACATaagcaaaatcaaaattaattctacatcataacaattaaaatttatagaaataaagtttatcAAACTGAATCAACAAGTTAATTCATATTCACAATTATCACTGTATAATAAGTTATGTATTCAATAAGGAtaggtaaaaaaaatacaaatagtataagaaaatatgaataataagttTATACGTAAATAATAAGAGTGAGCAAGTATCaagataaagataaaaaactgattttaaaataatagtctaagaaataaaattacgacataaaaactgaaaattatattaattaaaagataataatatgtaatacaagtattaattaaaaaaattataaacaatataaaatagctttttttaggATTCTAGATCTTCAACATTTAAACTATaccatctttcaaaataaaattaattttaacagtaTTCACCTTTCATGTGCAGTCTTCATTTTTTCTATGTCAATAATGATCTCGTTAAATATCTTCTCTGCTTCATCATATTTTCTCACATCCATCAACTTTTGTCCACTTTCAAATTTAACCAAAATATCcttcatttctcaaaatatataggCAGTAGTTGTCTATCAGCCTTGAATTTTCAGTTTTGCAGAAACTGGAAAAATAGAAACCACTAGCTCTTatacctttatatttaaaaaaggaagtaTTTGATGATGTCccaaaacattttaagaaattaaaaaaaaaaaaaaaaaacctaaaatttaTGCatctaacattttaatttcattatcttttaaaaaataactggaaCATTctcaagtaatataaaataaggGTGAAAATGCCTTTTTCTTTTTCGACTTTTAATCAACTGCTTGCTCAACGAATTCAAAGATATTCTTTATGGATTTCttcatttaacttttattcaaGATTTTCTCAACTTGATTTTTATTCGCTTAAAAGTATCACATATTTTCCGAATCTTATTCTGGCGTGGAacca
The Argiope bruennichi chromosome 6, qqArgBrue1.1, whole genome shotgun sequence DNA segment above includes these coding regions:
- the LOC129972412 gene encoding tetratricopeptide repeat protein 32-like, giving the protein MKDILVKFESGQKLMDVRKYDEAEKIFNEIIIDIEKMKTAHERKLWLSKIYNNLGFILYKKVEFNKAQELYRKSMTLNPSFAPAYYNHGVINYRLGLFESAVKDLRTAVLLEPQNSEFVTGLHESEVALNEIKKFVK